One stretch of Candidatus Baltobacteraceae bacterium DNA includes these proteins:
- a CDS encoding cytochrome c biogenesis protein CcdA, which yields MQPNLNVLTALGAGLLSFISPCVLPLVPAYLSFLTGSSVEELRDGTQQIHRLKVFLHAVAFTLGFSFIFITIFGLGSAALGAAFAANKELIAKIGGVVIVVLGLNMMGVFRIPFLMMTKRVQVHSPNRSLLASFLVGVGFAAGWSPCVGPFLASVILLASQQTNIGNAIFLLAVYSLGLAIPFLIAAAAISFSLSAMNRIKRFLGPIEFVAGGLLVATGCIAFFGLFSKVASFFSQFIPTPSL from the coding sequence ATGCAGCCGAATCTCAACGTCTTGACCGCGCTCGGTGCTGGCCTGTTGTCTTTCATCTCACCGTGCGTGCTACCGCTTGTTCCCGCATATCTTTCATTTTTGACGGGTTCGAGCGTCGAAGAATTACGCGACGGCACGCAGCAGATTCACCGTCTCAAGGTGTTCTTGCACGCCGTTGCGTTCACGCTTGGCTTCTCGTTCATCTTCATCACGATCTTTGGGCTCGGTTCGGCGGCGCTCGGCGCAGCCTTCGCGGCAAATAAAGAACTCATCGCCAAGATCGGCGGCGTCGTCATCGTGGTCTTGGGCCTCAACATGATGGGCGTCTTCCGCATTCCGTTCTTGATGATGACGAAGCGCGTGCAAGTCCACAGCCCCAATCGCTCGCTGCTTGCGTCGTTCTTGGTCGGCGTCGGATTCGCCGCGGGCTGGTCACCATGCGTCGGTCCGTTTTTGGCGAGCGTCATCTTGCTCGCATCGCAACAAACGAATATCGGCAATGCAATCTTTTTGCTCGCCGTCTATTCGCTGGGTCTCGCAATTCCGTTCCTGATAGCCGCCGCAGCAATCAGCTTCTCGCTCTCTGCGATGAACCGGATCAAACGGTTCCTCGGCCCCATCGAGTTCGTAGCAGGCGGCTTGCTCGTCGCGACGGGATGCATCGCGTTCTTCGGACTGTTTTCAAAAGTCGCGAGCTTTTTCTCGCAGTTCATCCCGACCCCGAGTCTGTGA
- the lspA gene encoding signal peptidase II, with amino-acid sequence MTGLWLSALIVLVADQLTKRLVMHTFLPNESRTVIPHVLWWDYVQNTHGAFGLFGDSAALLVVMALVVLAVFWFAFRDAARQSLIVRIAFGAIVGGAIGNIVDRIHYHFVVDFIDLHWWPVFNIADSCISVGVVTLVLVSLRTEAVRRQAGG; translated from the coding sequence GTGACCGGACTCTGGCTCTCGGCCCTGATCGTGCTCGTCGCCGATCAGCTAACCAAACGCCTCGTCATGCACACGTTTCTTCCAAATGAAAGCCGCACGGTGATTCCACACGTGCTGTGGTGGGATTACGTGCAGAATACGCACGGCGCATTTGGCCTCTTCGGCGATTCGGCCGCTCTGTTGGTCGTGATGGCGCTCGTCGTGCTCGCGGTCTTCTGGTTCGCGTTCCGCGATGCAGCACGTCAGTCGCTAATCGTGCGCATCGCCTTCGGTGCGATCGTCGGCGGTGCGATCGGTAATATCGTCGATCGCATCCACTACCACTTTGTCGTCGACTTCATCGACCTGCACTGGTGGCCGGTGTTCAATATTGCCGATTCATGCATCAGCGTCGGCGTCGTTACCCTCGTGCTTGTGAGCTTGCGAACTGAAGCAGTACGTCGCCAAGCAGGAGGATGA
- a CDS encoding RluA family pseudouridine synthase gives MKQYVAKQEDDGHRTDAVIARISGLPRSRVAAAHKATLIRVNGEPAKPSLPLHEGDVIDYDVTARPDLVVEPEDLPLEIVFEDDDLLIVNKPAGMVTHPAHGASDGTLVNALLAHAPALPGERVRAGLIHRLDRDTSGLIAIAKTPEALTTLGRAMQKRYIQREYLAIVRGIPEAPEGTIDGPIGRDPTNRLRFAIRSDGRPAVTHYKLQQKLNGAAELLIQLETGRTHQIRVHLATIGHPVINDPIYGRADHRLALPGQALHAWRLDLKHPRTKERLHFEVEPPPEYLSAREFLRA, from the coding sequence CTGAAGCAGTACGTCGCCAAGCAGGAGGATGACGGCCACCGCACCGATGCGGTGATCGCGCGCATCAGCGGGCTGCCGCGTTCGCGTGTCGCGGCGGCACACAAGGCTACGCTGATTCGCGTCAACGGGGAGCCGGCAAAACCAAGTCTCCCGCTGCACGAAGGCGACGTCATCGACTATGACGTGACGGCGCGCCCCGACCTTGTCGTCGAGCCCGAGGATCTTCCGCTCGAGATTGTGTTCGAAGATGACGATCTGCTCATCGTCAACAAACCGGCTGGAATGGTGACGCATCCGGCGCACGGCGCGAGCGACGGAACGCTCGTGAACGCGTTGCTCGCGCACGCACCCGCGTTACCCGGCGAGCGCGTGCGCGCTGGACTCATCCATCGCCTCGACCGCGACACCAGTGGTCTGATCGCAATCGCCAAGACGCCGGAAGCGCTCACGACGCTCGGGCGCGCGATGCAGAAGCGCTACATCCAACGCGAGTATCTTGCGATCGTTCGCGGCATTCCGGAAGCTCCCGAGGGAACGATTGACGGTCCGATTGGACGCGATCCGACGAACCGTTTGCGTTTTGCGATTCGCTCGGACGGACGTCCGGCAGTCACGCACTATAAGCTGCAACAAAAATTAAACGGCGCCGCTGAGCTGCTCATCCAACTCGAAACCGGACGCACGCATCAGATTCGCGTGCACCTTGCGACGATTGGACATCCCGTGATCAACGATCCGATCTACGGACGCGCGGATCACCGGCTGGCGCTGCCGGGGCAGGCGCTTCACGCGTGGCGTTTGGATCTCAAGCATCCGCGAACCAAAGAGCGACTGCACTTCGAGGTCGAGCCCCCGCCCGAGTATCTCTCGGCACGAGAATTTTTGCGCGCATGA
- the tgt gene encoding tRNA guanosine(34) transglycosylase Tgt gives MSFGLDATNGPARAGTLALAHGTVQTPAFMPVGTAATVKALAPRDLVEIDAQIVLANTYHLWLRPGLETIVAAGGLHKFMAWERPILTDSGGFQVFSLESRRELDDDGVTFRSHLDGSTHRFTPENVVAFQEALGVDIAMALDVCVRLPADDATLGESVRRTTEWAKRCLDAWKARERTLLFGITQGGLDQHLRAQSADELIALDFPGYAIGGLSVGESREATERMMRFAASTLPAEKPRYLMGVGTVRDVIVAVDSGIDMFDCVYPTRCGRNGRAMTRRGELHIKNAAFTRDFSPLDPECDCQVCKTYTRAYLSHLFRAGEMLGAHLLSYHNVYVLVRLMRDARTAICAGTWENFREAFLTL, from the coding sequence ATGAGCTTCGGGCTCGACGCGACGAACGGCCCGGCGCGCGCGGGAACGCTGGCGCTTGCGCACGGCACGGTGCAGACGCCCGCCTTTATGCCAGTCGGAACGGCCGCCACTGTTAAAGCGCTGGCCCCGCGCGATCTCGTCGAAATCGACGCGCAGATCGTCCTCGCCAACACCTATCATTTGTGGTTGCGGCCGGGTCTCGAGACGATCGTTGCCGCCGGCGGCTTACATAAGTTCATGGCATGGGAACGGCCCATTCTCACCGACAGCGGCGGATTTCAGGTTTTCAGCCTCGAGTCTCGACGTGAACTGGATGACGACGGTGTCACGTTTCGCTCGCATCTCGACGGCAGCACGCATCGATTCACGCCGGAGAACGTCGTCGCATTTCAGGAAGCGCTCGGCGTCGACATCGCGATGGCGCTCGATGTTTGCGTTCGGTTGCCCGCCGATGATGCAACGCTAGGCGAGTCCGTCCGTCGCACGACGGAATGGGCAAAGCGCTGCCTCGACGCCTGGAAAGCACGCGAGAGAACGTTGCTCTTCGGAATCACGCAAGGCGGGCTCGATCAGCACTTACGCGCACAAAGCGCCGACGAACTGATCGCGCTCGATTTCCCCGGGTACGCGATCGGCGGGCTTTCCGTGGGCGAAAGCCGTGAAGCGACGGAACGCATGATGCGTTTTGCGGCATCCACGCTTCCGGCGGAGAAGCCGCGCTATTTGATGGGTGTCGGAACGGTCCGCGATGTGATCGTAGCCGTCGACTCGGGGATCGACATGTTCGATTGCGTGTATCCGACGCGTTGCGGTCGCAATGGCCGCGCGATGACGCGCCGAGGCGAGCTGCACATCAAGAATGCGGCGTTTACGCGCGACTTCTCGCCGCTGGATCCCGAGTGCGACTGTCAAGTCTGCAAAACGTATACGCGAGCGTATCTCTCCCATCTCTTCCGAGCCGGTGAAATGCTAGGCGCGCACTTGCTCTCGTATCACAACGTCTACGTGCTCGTTCGACTCATGCGCGATGCACGAACTGCAATCTGCGCCGGCACGTGGGAGAACTTTCGAGAAGCGTTCCTTACGCTCTAA
- a CDS encoding LuxR C-terminal-related transcriptional regulator, whose amino-acid sequence MDLSPRLSTIVDRALQYRITEIVAPAGFGKTTVLNELTSKRGFRLASIRPNEDAVLALMRALCEAVSSDLPDLLRALPEAFQNASASRSDLGAWFAESIRGKDYKIAVDDVHHLGDDATALQLLSLVVDSTEGESQWVLASRTWAQLPTVEWTVKGVEGAPLFESDLLFSATDLEHFAAAMGARLTEEDAKGVVEATKGWPLLCIYAVRLLQQGHSTEHVLGSIRGRGIESLSDQLLSKLSLQEHRLLLTLVLLDGALPEELEIAQAGGAKDVYRLALAGVPLWQSNDRRWRLHDVLRAQLLARCTSNGVEDATALASEFEHQKDLDNALKIAVASEAPRNVRRLLERHAYYFVDSDDPQLLRTALTMLTGDAVQTSPRLLLIRGLNELVRGEPAIAVDFLRKAAELAETGFKAYAKARLCQALLAWEGHLDEARVVVAELADTPLPRQDEEACEVLSILGQSLSIFRDHVNGKKAIRSALALLPGIANPRIEARTYLRAARVAFSAGLLDEVAAYAQRSIELGECCGFNALSWAYRTRLVATAPTDEAEAIDCARKGLAAANRILSVVNAYTNSCSLFAFSCRSGNLDEARRLRRVLFPIPANLRERIGANAQIVAAQLALIEENYWEAASLLAEISSFGDSTLDGEFIDARQILFNAQSAFLNHLTGNEDAANKAALSVIRIASQLKFDGAAATSAIPEIEISETMAAAVLGANGRIAEVEDVFERLTQFAHEEYRRDLARWTHIALTEPEADPSASAMRFSGGIIELIRRVLTRAQREPLTPTERRVLESLALGRSNKEIAAITGKSIKTVDNQVSAILRKLQARSRGEAVARARSTGAIRA is encoded by the coding sequence ATGGATCTTAGTCCACGACTGTCTACGATTGTAGACAGGGCGCTTCAATATCGTATTACTGAAATTGTTGCACCGGCCGGATTCGGGAAGACGACCGTTTTGAATGAGTTGACGTCAAAACGCGGCTTCCGCCTTGCGTCAATCCGCCCCAATGAGGACGCGGTGCTTGCGTTAATGCGGGCGTTATGCGAGGCAGTGTCCTCCGATCTCCCGGACCTGTTGCGAGCACTCCCCGAAGCATTTCAGAATGCAAGTGCCTCACGATCCGATCTTGGCGCGTGGTTCGCGGAATCAATCCGAGGAAAAGATTATAAAATCGCGGTTGACGACGTCCATCACCTCGGAGATGACGCAACGGCACTGCAGTTGCTAAGTCTCGTTGTTGATAGCACTGAGGGCGAGTCGCAGTGGGTACTAGCCTCGAGAACGTGGGCTCAATTGCCGACGGTCGAATGGACCGTCAAGGGTGTTGAGGGCGCGCCGTTATTTGAGAGCGATCTCTTGTTTTCGGCGACGGACCTTGAGCACTTCGCGGCGGCCATGGGCGCCCGTCTAACCGAAGAGGATGCGAAGGGAGTAGTCGAAGCCACCAAGGGTTGGCCGCTCCTGTGTATCTATGCCGTTCGACTGCTGCAGCAAGGGCACAGCACCGAGCATGTACTCGGCTCGATCCGAGGACGCGGGATCGAGTCGCTGTCCGATCAACTGCTATCAAAGCTGTCGTTACAAGAGCATCGGTTGCTTCTGACGCTCGTTTTGCTAGATGGCGCATTGCCGGAAGAGTTGGAGATCGCTCAGGCCGGCGGAGCGAAAGACGTGTATCGCCTTGCGCTCGCGGGCGTTCCGCTATGGCAGAGCAACGATCGTCGATGGAGACTGCACGACGTTCTTCGAGCGCAGCTGTTAGCACGCTGCACATCGAACGGAGTCGAGGACGCTACGGCCCTTGCCTCCGAGTTTGAGCACCAAAAGGACCTAGATAACGCGCTCAAAATCGCGGTCGCCTCGGAGGCGCCGCGAAACGTTCGTAGATTATTGGAGCGTCACGCGTACTATTTTGTTGATTCGGACGATCCGCAACTCTTGCGCACCGCCCTTACAATGTTGACCGGCGATGCCGTTCAAACTTCCCCTCGACTGTTGCTCATCCGAGGCCTAAACGAACTCGTACGTGGTGAGCCCGCAATCGCCGTGGATTTCCTACGCAAGGCCGCCGAGCTAGCTGAGACCGGGTTTAAGGCGTACGCTAAAGCTCGTTTATGTCAGGCGCTTTTGGCGTGGGAAGGCCACCTCGATGAAGCGCGCGTGGTCGTCGCTGAGCTTGCCGATACGCCTCTCCCAAGACAGGACGAAGAGGCCTGCGAAGTCCTCAGTATTCTCGGTCAAAGTCTTTCGATTTTTCGAGACCATGTCAACGGGAAGAAGGCGATTCGAAGTGCCCTGGCGCTGCTGCCGGGAATCGCAAATCCGCGGATTGAGGCGAGGACATATCTTCGAGCAGCACGTGTAGCGTTCAGCGCGGGATTACTCGACGAAGTGGCGGCGTACGCTCAGCGTTCTATTGAATTAGGAGAATGCTGTGGATTCAATGCGTTGTCGTGGGCGTATCGGACGCGACTCGTTGCGACAGCTCCCACTGACGAGGCCGAAGCCATCGACTGCGCGCGAAAAGGCCTTGCGGCAGCCAACCGCATTCTCAGCGTCGTAAACGCCTACACAAATAGTTGCTCGCTATTCGCCTTTTCGTGCCGCTCGGGTAATTTGGACGAGGCTCGGAGGTTGCGTAGAGTTCTCTTCCCGATTCCCGCCAATTTGCGCGAACGTATTGGCGCAAACGCTCAGATTGTTGCGGCGCAGTTGGCGCTGATTGAAGAGAACTATTGGGAGGCCGCTTCGCTGCTCGCGGAGATTTCAAGTTTCGGCGATTCAACTTTAGACGGCGAGTTCATCGACGCGCGTCAAATTTTGTTCAACGCACAGTCGGCATTTCTCAACCACCTGACTGGCAATGAGGACGCCGCAAACAAAGCCGCCTTAAGCGTGATTCGAATAGCGTCACAGCTCAAATTTGATGGGGCGGCGGCCACGTCAGCAATTCCGGAAATCGAGATATCAGAAACGATGGCTGCGGCTGTCCTCGGTGCGAACGGACGAATTGCCGAGGTTGAAGACGTCTTTGAGCGATTGACGCAGTTTGCGCACGAAGAATACAGGCGTGATCTCGCTCGTTGGACGCATATCGCGTTAACCGAGCCGGAGGCGGACCCATCGGCAAGCGCGATGCGCTTTTCCGGCGGAATCATCGAGTTGATCCGGCGTGTCTTGACTAGGGCACAACGGGAGCCGCTAACGCCTACAGAACGGCGCGTGCTCGAGTCCTTAGCACTCGGACGATCCAATAAAGAGATTGCGGCGATTACCGGCAAGTCGATCAAGACGGTCGACAATCAGGTTTCGGCAATCCTACGAAAACTTCAGGCGCGTAGTCGCGGTGAGGCTGTCGCGCGGGCGCGAAGTACGGGAGCTATTAGAGCGTAA
- a CDS encoding helix-turn-helix domain-containing protein gives MDEPESEKLFKDATDALAWIREYGLDACEKDDRADVERALSLIPISKRSSDPACLAVRAALKRYEGHIDKALELYERASVSAAGDSHLRAQIAENLGVLRFLRKETIEAEKIVESALSATPDYSPLIALRATFRAHRGDSRARADIDAVEQSALLLPDLWRARSFIRTCHAAYILGDIPDAEKYAHLAVESAEAAGASRQAATAYQILMSIYSNYVGDVALSLHYADMCADAATKAGDKTQWLIALVSRYGLAAEIGDRALAGDLRAQLEPLRAAEKYGERFVIVFADALYYSWTLAFDTMRQYLGAVSLGRIGDAQRAICHGLRAVAASGCGDEEEALQYAYRALSMARPTAKESVFETRLRLLARVMGATVLMRANRKSEAMRMFHAFSHRMTLSVRRLMQAVVDDNYEPLRDTAPDLVGYGMMFQALQQAEAQIYESTVRLTKRETEILHACAAGETARMIGQKLGIDEATVVWHRNNILKKLGVNRTIAAIAKGRVLRLIP, from the coding sequence GTGGACGAGCCCGAAAGCGAAAAGTTATTTAAGGACGCTACGGATGCACTGGCGTGGATCCGTGAGTATGGGTTAGACGCGTGCGAAAAGGACGACCGCGCGGACGTTGAGCGCGCCCTTTCTCTCATACCGATTTCGAAACGAAGTAGCGATCCCGCATGCTTGGCGGTTCGGGCGGCACTAAAAAGATATGAAGGCCACATCGACAAGGCCCTCGAGCTTTATGAGCGTGCCTCAGTAAGCGCCGCTGGAGATAGCCACCTGCGCGCGCAAATCGCTGAGAACCTGGGTGTACTTCGATTTCTACGTAAGGAGACAATCGAAGCTGAAAAAATCGTCGAGAGCGCTCTGTCAGCAACCCCGGATTATTCACCTCTAATCGCTCTTCGCGCGACATTTCGCGCGCATCGCGGAGACAGTCGAGCTCGGGCCGATATTGATGCTGTAGAACAGTCTGCATTGCTACTCCCGGACTTGTGGCGAGCTCGCTCGTTCATTCGCACATGTCACGCCGCGTATATTCTCGGTGACATTCCTGATGCAGAAAAGTACGCACATCTCGCCGTTGAAAGCGCCGAAGCTGCGGGAGCAAGCCGACAGGCCGCCACCGCCTACCAGATCTTAATGAGTATCTACTCTAACTATGTTGGCGATGTAGCTCTTAGTTTGCATTACGCGGATATGTGTGCGGACGCGGCGACGAAGGCGGGAGATAAGACACAATGGCTCATCGCACTGGTGTCACGCTATGGGTTAGCGGCGGAGATAGGCGATCGAGCACTCGCGGGGGACCTTCGCGCTCAACTCGAGCCCCTTCGTGCTGCGGAGAAGTACGGTGAACGGTTTGTCATCGTTTTTGCAGATGCACTATACTATTCTTGGACTCTTGCTTTTGATACGATGCGCCAGTATCTCGGCGCCGTGAGTCTCGGCAGAATTGGCGACGCGCAGCGAGCAATATGTCACGGGCTTCGAGCAGTCGCCGCGTCTGGCTGCGGTGATGAAGAGGAAGCGCTACAGTACGCTTACCGTGCTCTCTCGATGGCACGCCCCACAGCGAAGGAATCCGTCTTCGAGACGCGGCTACGCTTACTGGCGCGGGTAATGGGGGCCACCGTGCTGATGCGCGCAAATCGAAAGAGCGAGGCGATGCGCATGTTCCACGCTTTCAGCCATCGCATGACGTTGTCGGTGCGCCGTCTTATGCAGGCGGTAGTCGACGATAATTATGAGCCGTTGCGTGATACGGCCCCCGATTTGGTCGGTTACGGCATGATGTTCCAGGCTTTGCAGCAGGCCGAAGCACAAATTTACGAATCAACCGTTCGTTTGACGAAGCGAGAAACTGAGATTCTACATGCCTGTGCAGCAGGTGAGACTGCTCGCATGATCGGGCAGAAGCTCGGAATCGATGAGGCGACGGTGGTCTGGCACCGAAATAATATTCTTAAGAAGCTCGGTGTAAATCGTACGATAGCGGCGATCGCCAAGGGACGCGTTCTCCGCCTAATCCCGTAA
- the ileS gene encoding isoleucine--tRNA ligase: protein MTGETRDYRNTLKLPKTAFPMKAELTKREPARVQWWAEQRTYEKRLERNKSAQPWILHDGPPYANGNLHMGHFLNRFLKDAFTKIHLLDGAWSCFVPGWDMHGLPIELETLKHLGLDYHKVDPIELRAKCKERALHWLNIQRDTILRMGCFAGLYDDPYRTIDPSFERAIANTLADLAERGLIYKGLRSTLWCIHDETALAEAEIEYEDHVSPSVYVRFTASPAQKADIVARFDDPALSSRAKSRDGENLSVVIWTTTPWTLPANLMIALDPKAPYGIYEADGELLLVAQALSEHVAQKLGKPMKLVATATGEKLDRAAVRHPFLDRDSLIGIANHVELDTGTGAVHTAPGHGAEDFELGVAYGFEPLNPVDASGHYTADGAPYTGMEIFDANAVIIDDLRKSGKLVAYEDYKHSYPHCWRCHNPVIFRATAQWFIGMDRKDLRQRILSVIPSVEWIPDWGEQRMEQMIELHPEWCLSRQRTWGTPIPAIDCASCNESILDPAVARIAAERFGKDGSDVWWTLPVEEFLPDGFRCTKCNGTSFRKEFNIVDIWFESGVTWRGVLWERKMPFPADLYLEGGDQYRGWFRSNLITSVAVTDGPPYKGVLSYGWVNDAEGRAMSKSIGNYIGALDGMETYGADVLRLWAASVEWSADVRLGKTMLENVGNVYRNLRLRLRYLLSAVDDLPVARIIPREKMEPLDQIALARVDELAKQVREDYLAFRLHDAYLALVKFDQEFSAFYVDAVKDRLYTSAPDSDRRRSVQSASLELLKTLCVLLAPILSFTTEEAWQFLPEQLRAEYESVFDLTFPWIEHVDEPKLELWNELRALRARIAANEGLRDYQLMAHVTAPHERYGRYAALGDNLREALIVSDVELKEVSNTTPEITLAKASGDKCVRCWKYLPLGTDSEHPQLCASCAEIVRELDESVSTHA, encoded by the coding sequence ATGACCGGCGAGACCCGAGACTACCGAAACACCCTCAAACTTCCCAAAACCGCGTTCCCGATGAAGGCCGAGCTTACAAAGCGCGAGCCCGCCCGGGTCCAGTGGTGGGCCGAGCAGCGCACGTATGAAAAGCGGCTGGAACGCAATAAGAGCGCGCAGCCCTGGATTTTGCATGACGGTCCGCCGTACGCGAACGGCAACTTGCACATGGGACACTTCCTGAATCGCTTCCTTAAAGACGCGTTCACGAAGATTCATCTGCTCGACGGTGCGTGGTCGTGTTTCGTGCCGGGTTGGGACATGCACGGGTTGCCGATCGAGCTTGAAACGCTCAAGCATCTGGGGCTCGATTATCACAAGGTCGATCCGATCGAGCTGCGCGCGAAGTGCAAAGAGCGCGCCTTGCACTGGCTCAACATTCAACGCGACACGATTTTGCGCATGGGTTGTTTCGCCGGGCTCTACGACGATCCGTATCGTACGATCGATCCGTCGTTCGAACGCGCGATCGCAAACACACTTGCGGATCTTGCCGAACGCGGCTTGATCTACAAGGGCCTGCGCTCGACGCTTTGGTGCATTCACGATGAAACGGCGCTCGCGGAAGCTGAAATCGAATACGAAGACCACGTCTCGCCATCCGTCTACGTCCGCTTCACCGCATCGCCCGCGCAAAAAGCCGACATCGTTGCGCGCTTCGATGACCCTGCCTTGTCATCCCGAGCGAAGTCGAGGGACGGCGAAAATCTTTCCGTCGTGATTTGGACGACGACGCCGTGGACGCTTCCGGCAAACTTGATGATCGCGCTCGACCCCAAGGCGCCGTACGGCATCTACGAAGCGGACGGCGAATTGTTGCTCGTCGCGCAAGCGCTCTCGGAGCACGTTGCGCAAAAGCTTGGCAAGCCGATGAAGCTCGTGGCCACGGCGACAGGCGAGAAACTGGATCGCGCCGCTGTGCGCCATCCGTTCTTGGACCGCGATTCACTGATCGGCATCGCCAACCACGTCGAGCTCGACACCGGTACCGGTGCCGTGCACACGGCGCCCGGACACGGTGCCGAAGACTTTGAGCTCGGCGTCGCCTATGGATTTGAGCCGCTCAATCCCGTCGATGCGTCCGGACACTACACCGCCGACGGCGCGCCGTACACCGGCATGGAGATCTTCGATGCGAACGCGGTGATCATCGACGATCTGCGCAAGAGCGGCAAGCTGGTCGCGTACGAAGATTATAAGCATTCGTATCCGCACTGCTGGCGTTGCCACAATCCCGTCATCTTCCGTGCGACGGCGCAGTGGTTCATCGGAATGGATCGTAAAGATCTGCGTCAGCGTATCCTCAGCGTGATCCCATCCGTCGAGTGGATCCCGGATTGGGGCGAGCAGCGCATGGAACAAATGATCGAGCTGCATCCCGAATGGTGTCTCTCACGCCAACGCACGTGGGGCACTCCGATTCCGGCGATCGATTGCGCGAGCTGCAACGAATCGATTCTCGACCCGGCAGTCGCGCGAATCGCCGCGGAACGTTTCGGCAAAGACGGGAGCGATGTGTGGTGGACGTTGCCGGTCGAGGAATTCTTGCCCGACGGCTTCCGCTGCACGAAATGCAACGGCACCAGCTTCCGTAAGGAATTCAATATCGTCGACATCTGGTTTGAATCCGGTGTTACGTGGCGCGGCGTGCTGTGGGAACGCAAGATGCCCTTCCCCGCGGATCTGTATCTCGAAGGCGGCGATCAATATCGCGGCTGGTTCCGAAGCAACTTGATCACGTCGGTCGCCGTAACGGATGGACCGCCCTATAAAGGCGTGCTCTCCTACGGATGGGTGAACGACGCCGAAGGTCGCGCGATGTCGAAATCGATCGGCAACTACATCGGCGCGCTTGACGGCATGGAGACCTATGGCGCCGACGTCTTGCGTCTGTGGGCGGCATCCGTCGAGTGGAGTGCGGACGTTCGTTTGGGTAAGACGATGCTCGAAAATGTCGGGAACGTCTACCGCAATCTGCGTTTACGGTTGCGGTATTTGCTTTCCGCCGTCGATGACTTGCCGGTCGCGCGGATCATTCCGCGCGAGAAGATGGAACCACTCGACCAGATTGCCCTCGCGCGCGTCGACGAGCTTGCGAAGCAAGTACGCGAGGACTATCTCGCATTTCGCTTGCACGACGCATACCTAGCGCTGGTGAAATTCGATCAAGAGTTTTCGGCGTTTTACGTCGACGCGGTCAAAGACCGGCTCTACACGAGCGCGCCGGACTCAGATCGCCGGCGCAGCGTGCAGAGTGCCTCGCTCGAGCTGCTCAAAACGTTGTGCGTGTTGCTCGCGCCGATTCTGTCATTCACGACGGAAGAAGCCTGGCAGTTCTTGCCCGAGCAGTTGCGCGCCGAGTACGAAAGCGTTTTCGATCTGACGTTCCCGTGGATCGAGCACGTCGATGAACCGAAGCTCGAGTTATGGAATGAGCTGCGCGCGCTGCGTGCGCGCATCGCCGCAAACGAAGGTTTGCGCGATTACCAGTTGATGGCGCACGTCACCGCACCGCACGAACGCTACGGTCGCTACGCGGCGCTTGGGGACAATCTGCGCGAAGCCTTGATCGTTTCCGACGTCGAGCTCAAAGAAGTTTCAAACACGACACCCGAGATCACGCTTGCGAAAGCGTCGGGTGACAAATGCGTGCGCTGCTGGAAGTATCTGCCGCTCGGAACCGATTCCGAACATCCGCAGCTCTGCGCAAGCTGCGCGGAAATCGTCCGTGAGCTCGACGAGTCCGTTTCCACGCACGCCTAA
- a CDS encoding site-2 protease family protein, with product MVGTYSLGRIFRIRVGFHISWIALFLFVVWAIASSLSELHQALAFGLAFVCALLLFTSVIVHEFAHALVARRFDVQTRGITLFIFGGVATLESEPPTARAEAAIAIAGPLTSGLVALACYGITCLIDRIGHGPIAAGVSVTFAYIAVANAVLAVFNLVPAFPMDGGRILRALIWMRTRDQRAATIAAALVGVTLALCIGVASLVMLGSTHSWPYAWYAALAGFIAWSGWTHLRAARTTGG from the coding sequence ATGGTCGGGACGTATTCGCTCGGCAGAATCTTTCGCATCCGGGTGGGCTTTCATATCTCCTGGATTGCGTTATTTCTGTTTGTGGTTTGGGCGATTGCGAGCTCGCTTTCGGAATTACACCAGGCGCTTGCGTTCGGACTCGCTTTCGTATGCGCGCTCTTGCTCTTTACGAGCGTCATCGTGCACGAGTTTGCGCACGCGCTTGTAGCACGCCGCTTCGACGTACAGACGCGCGGCATCACGCTCTTCATTTTCGGCGGCGTTGCGACGCTCGAGAGCGAGCCGCCGACAGCGCGCGCCGAAGCCGCAATCGCAATTGCAGGGCCGCTCACGAGCGGACTTGTTGCGCTCGCGTGTTACGGCATCACCTGTCTCATCGATCGTATCGGCCACGGACCGATCGCTGCCGGCGTTAGCGTGACCTTCGCTTACATCGCAGTTGCGAACGCCGTGCTTGCCGTCTTCAATCTCGTTCCCGCATTCCCAATGGACGGCGGCCGCATCTTGCGTGCGCTCATCTGGATGCGCACGCGCGACCAACGCGCTGCGACAATTGCCGCAGCGCTCGTCGGAGTGACGCTCGCGTTGTGCATCGGCGTCGCGTCGCTCGTCATGCTCGGCTCGACGCATTCATGGCCGTACGCGTGGTACGCGGCGCTTGCGGGATTCATCGCCTGGAGTGGGTGGACACATCTGAGGGCAGCGCGAACCACTGGCGGATGA